Proteins encoded by one window of Rutidosis leptorrhynchoides isolate AG116_Rl617_1_P2 chromosome 7, CSIRO_AGI_Rlap_v1, whole genome shotgun sequence:
- the LOC139858166 gene encoding MFP1 attachment factor 1-like has translation MTDQTEEQTSIVTAGEDAGTTLEPTNNDVEVTTKKFETMSFSIWPPTQRTRDAVIKRLIETLTEKSVLSDRYGTISSDEASDVALRIEEEAFKTAPSGPLPDGEDGIEILQSYSKEISKRMLDFVKSRSASSAAAAAAASVSEDNDGVTDDAAAVVGDIPDEESSA, from the coding sequence ATGACGGACCAAACGGAAGAACAAACGTCAATCGTAACTGCCGGAGAAGATGCCGGCACCACCTTGGAACCAACTAACAACGACGTTGAAGTAACAACTAAGAAGTTCGAAACGATGTCTTTCAGCATTTGGCCACCGACGCAACGCACTCGTGACGCCGTCATCAAACGCCTGATTGAAACCCTAACTGAAAAATCCGTACTCTCTGATCGATACGGAACGATTTCTTCCGATGAGGCTTCCGACGTTGCTCTCCGGATCGAGGAAGAAGCTTTCAAAACGGCACCGTCTGGACCTCTTCCTGACGGTGAGGATGGCATCGAGATCCTGCAATCATACTCGAAAGAAATCAGTAAGCGAATGCTTGATTTTGTTAAGTCCAGATCTGCTTCATCGGCGGCTGCGGCGGCGGCGGCATCAGTGTCTGAGGATAACGACGGCGTTACCGATGATGCTGCTGCTGTTGTCGGTGATATTCCGGATGAGGAAAGCTCGGCCTGA